A genomic stretch from Shewanella woodyi ATCC 51908 includes:
- a CDS encoding RluA family pseudouridine synthase, which produces MQIFTYTPPSIPWLDIRYQDRDMIVINKPSGLLSNPGRAENTFDCALTRLLQRYPETILVHRLDCATSGIMVFALNKKAESNIKTQFQNRLSKKTYIAEVQGHLDKTEGVIELAMKADSERPPLQKIAEDGKPSKTYYKVLEKRENSTLVELNPVTGRTHQLRLHMLAIGHPILGDDFYGEQEVIDASHRLCLHAMTLAITHPYSGKLMSFTSLHPFTA; this is translated from the coding sequence ATGCAGATATTCACTTACACCCCGCCGTCAATACCTTGGTTAGATATTCGTTATCAAGACAGAGATATGATTGTGATTAATAAACCTTCGGGGCTTCTTTCCAACCCAGGTAGAGCGGAAAACACTTTTGACTGTGCGCTGACTCGTTTGTTGCAACGCTATCCTGAAACCATTTTGGTTCATCGGCTCGACTGTGCAACCTCAGGCATTATGGTGTTTGCTCTCAATAAAAAAGCAGAGTCAAATATTAAAACGCAATTTCAAAATCGCCTAAGTAAGAAGACCTATATTGCAGAAGTTCAAGGGCATTTAGATAAAACTGAAGGGGTCATAGAGTTAGCTATGAAGGCCGATAGTGAACGTCCACCACTGCAAAAGATAGCTGAAGATGGGAAGCCCTCAAAAACCTATTATAAAGTACTTGAAAAAAGAGAAAACAGCACACTAGTTGAGTTAAACCCGGTTACCGGACGTACCCATCAGCTTAGGCTACATATGCTTGCAATAGGACATCCGATTTTAGGGGATGACTTTTATGGGGAGCAAGAGGTGATCGATGCATCACACAGATTGTGTTTGCATGCCATGACCTTGGCTATTACTCACCCCTATTCAGGAAAACTCATGAGCTTTACCAGTCTACACCCTTTTACAGCTTAG